Within Exiguobacterium sp. BMC-KP, the genomic segment ATTGAAGAACACTTTCGCACAGTATGGGGAATTGGTTACAAGTGGGTTCCTTAAATAAGGAGAAATAAGACAAGAGAGGAACGGTTAAAAAACCGTTCTTCTCTTGTTTATCGTTTATTCTGCAGATAGTTCGTCTTCAGTCACCCATTTATGATTTTTCACTTCTTCACCTGTAGTCGATTCGAAATCAATCATATACACTGTTGTTTGCTTAGCTGAGTCGATAGTGGCCGTAGCATCCTTCATTCCTTTCATATGATCCGCGTCTACTTTTACTTCATCGCCTACTTCATAAGGAGATGACTTGGCATCTACAATCTCTTCTTGAATAATCCATTTATGATTCGTGACGCGTTTCCCGCCATTTGTAGGGTCATAAGAAATGCTATAAGCAGTAGTATCATA encodes:
- a CDS encoding YdhK family protein, coding for MKLKKKIFMTTMAASLSLALAACGSNGDDSKSTGSMDKNMDGMDHSTMDMSGSKEVPKGLQEAKNPKFKVGDMAMIKEAHMEGMKGAEAKIVGAYDTTAYSISYDPTNGGKRVTNHKWIIQEEIVDAKSSPYEVGDEVKVDADHMKGMKDATATIDSAKQTTVYMIDFESTTGEEVKNHKWVTEDELSAE